In Streptomyces sp. NBC_00306, a single genomic region encodes these proteins:
- a CDS encoding CocE/NonD family hydrolase, which produces MGQPRKVLRTTAIGTVSAALLAGPAAGVAPAAPVAGVTAPLRAEQQTGVPGVRFVDIKGDGGTVLKGNVVTPAGADGSRTYPVLILPTSWALPQIEYLAQAKKLADAGYVVVTYNARGFWQSGGYIEVAGPPDVADASKVIDWTLANTPADPSRIGMAGVSYAAGISLLAAAHDKRIKAVAALSGWADLVDSIYRGRTQNRQAALLLSGAGYLTGRPSPEFQQFTHDFLGSHLDKEQEMVDWGKKRSPAAFVDRINANGTAVMLGNAWGDTVFPPNQTADFYEKLTVPKRLEFRPGDHATPEIGGLLGLPNDTWTSTHRWLDHYLKGDDNGVDREQPVRLKSRSTGAYESYPDWKSVAADRRKLNLDGRKKIWANVDSGANGGLILLSSMLDQFVKLPPIASIPLLPRPFAAVWQSERYDSTQQIRGTAKLHTTLTGTKESGTLVAYLYDVGPLGLGKLVSNAPYTFHDKTPGTPFAVDLELFSTAYDVPAGHRLALVVDTVDPLYIEHNPFGAQLTFSSSAADPSYLSVPLRQK; this is translated from the coding sequence GTGGGACAGCCGCGCAAGGTTCTGCGTACCACCGCCATCGGCACCGTCTCCGCCGCGCTCCTCGCCGGGCCGGCGGCCGGTGTCGCGCCCGCCGCACCGGTCGCGGGCGTCACCGCACCGCTCAGGGCCGAACAGCAGACCGGGGTACCCGGCGTACGTTTCGTCGACATCAAGGGCGACGGCGGCACGGTGCTCAAGGGGAACGTGGTCACCCCGGCGGGCGCTGACGGCAGCCGCACCTATCCCGTACTGATCCTGCCCACCAGCTGGGCGCTGCCCCAGATCGAGTATCTCGCACAGGCCAAGAAGCTCGCCGACGCCGGATATGTGGTGGTCACCTACAACGCCCGTGGTTTCTGGCAGTCGGGCGGCTACATCGAGGTGGCGGGACCGCCCGACGTCGCCGACGCGTCCAAGGTCATCGACTGGACGCTCGCCAACACGCCGGCCGATCCGAGCCGGATCGGGATGGCCGGTGTCTCCTACGCGGCCGGGATCAGCCTGCTGGCCGCCGCCCACGACAAGCGGATCAAGGCCGTGGCCGCCCTCAGTGGCTGGGCCGACCTCGTCGATTCCATCTACCGCGGCCGCACCCAGAACCGGCAGGCCGCTCTGCTGCTCAGCGGCGCCGGCTATCTCACCGGCCGGCCCAGCCCCGAGTTCCAGCAGTTCACCCATGACTTCCTCGGCTCCCATCTCGACAAGGAGCAGGAGATGGTCGACTGGGGGAAGAAGCGTTCACCGGCCGCCTTCGTGGACCGGATCAACGCCAACGGCACGGCCGTCATGCTGGGCAACGCCTGGGGCGACACGGTCTTCCCGCCGAACCAGACCGCGGACTTCTACGAGAAGCTGACCGTCCCCAAGCGGCTGGAGTTCCGCCCCGGCGACCATGCCACCCCGGAGATCGGCGGTCTCCTCGGGCTGCCCAACGACACCTGGACCAGCACCCACCGCTGGCTCGACCACTACCTCAAGGGCGACGACAACGGCGTGGACCGCGAGCAGCCGGTCCGTCTCAAGTCCCGTTCCACCGGCGCGTACGAGAGCTACCCCGACTGGAAGTCGGTCGCGGCGGACCGGCGCAAGCTGAACCTGGACGGCAGGAAGAAGATCTGGGCCAACGTCGATTCGGGCGCCAACGGCGGGCTCATCCTGCTGTCCAGCATGCTCGACCAGTTCGTGAAACTGCCCCCGATCGCGTCGATCCCGCTGCTGCCGCGGCCGTTCGCCGCCGTGTGGCAGTCGGAGCGCTACGACTCGACGCAGCAGATCCGGGGAACCGCGAAGCTGCACACCACGCTCACCGGTACCAAGGAGAGCGGCACCCTCGTCGCGTACCTCTACGACGTGGGCCCGCTCGGCCTCGGCAAGCTGGTCAGCAATGCGCCGTACACCTTCCACGACAAGACGCCCGGCACGCCGTTCGCCGTCGACCTGGAACTGTTCTCCACGGCCTACGACGTACCGGCGGGCCACCGTCTCGCCCTGGTCGTCGACACTGTCGACCCGCTCTACATCGAGCACAACCCGTTCGGCGCGCAGCTGACCTTCTCCTCGTCCGCAGCCGACCCGTCGTATCTGTCGGTCCCGCTGCGCCAGAAGTGA